A region of Fimbriimonadaceae bacterium DNA encodes the following proteins:
- the gmhA1 gene encoding Phosphoheptose isomerase 1, whose translation MPDAFEGAFRSATAALEALRQDADLLVQLSDLASDLETTIQKGGKILVAGNGGSMADAMHFAEECTGRFRRDREPIAALALTDPTHLSCVANDYGYEQVFRRLVTAYGRPGDHLILLSTSGKSPNLIEAASAAKSGNVGVTALLGRGGGPLRDVVTRAIIFPGEGADRIQELHMLALHALVESLESRLGHVQ comes from the coding sequence ATGCCGGATGCGTTCGAGGGGGCCTTTCGCTCGGCCACGGCCGCGCTTGAAGCCCTTCGGCAAGACGCCGATCTCTTGGTCCAGCTCTCGGATTTGGCTTCTGATCTGGAAACGACAATTCAAAAGGGAGGCAAGATTCTCGTTGCCGGCAACGGGGGAAGTATGGCGGATGCCATGCACTTCGCCGAGGAATGCACAGGCCGATTCAGAAGGGATCGCGAACCGATCGCGGCACTGGCCCTCACCGATCCGACCCACCTGTCATGCGTGGCCAATGACTACGGCTATGAACAAGTCTTCCGAAGGCTCGTGACGGCATACGGGCGTCCAGGCGACCACCTGATCCTGCTCTCAACCTCCGGAAAATCGCCCAACCTAATCGAGGCGGCTTCGGCGGCGAAGAGCGGGAATGTCGGGGTCACCGCGCTACTTGGTCGTGGCGGCGGACCGTTGAGGGACGTCGTAACCCGCGCCATCATCTTTCCGGGCGAGGGGGCGGACCGCATCCAAGAGCTTCATATGCTGGCCCTTCACGCCCTCGTCGAGAGCCTGGAGAGCCGTCTCGGGCACGTACAGTGA
- the arnT gene encoding Undecaprenyl phosphate-alpha-4-amino-4-deoxy-L-arabinose arabinosyl transferase gives MVGLFDLDEGFYGAVASEMLRRGEWITPYYNGSPWFEKPILIYWLAIPSLAVFGETFGPKLPSVVCTLGTALLIYRLLRDELGEVSAQASAIISVSSILAAGIGRLMMTDAPFVLALSAAILLHWKALAGLVRMRWAAGAALGAAVLAKGPIAIILFVLIIGLFTWRTPAARAGSRGGWLGFLMACAVVIAAWYLPCYLANREEFVQRFLVEQNVQRFAGGDQAHSIGGPLNWLFFFIVVVVGWAPWSFHLVQAWPRQSDAAESHSLLRLCAYWAGTVFIVFSLSGSKLPHYILPLLPATAILVGDWIGRRRPDMSERSLRGWLLATPTGLCLLLNWAMWSYYHGFFDMAPNHAELHAHAKWLRQQPIPTAMFQMSRRQVDRGTGRPKIQETGHPSVVFYMNRVVPDLETLEQLREVARPAIYVLTRDDRIVAPQEMNSGLTFLRVATPHRQDRYAVWLAERSP, from the coding sequence ATGGTTGGGTTGTTCGATCTCGATGAGGGCTTCTACGGTGCGGTCGCGTCGGAGATGCTCCGCCGGGGAGAGTGGATCACCCCCTATTACAACGGCTCCCCCTGGTTTGAGAAGCCCATCCTTATCTATTGGCTCGCGATTCCGTCGCTTGCCGTCTTCGGCGAGACCTTTGGTCCCAAGTTGCCGAGTGTGGTCTGCACCCTGGGTACCGCGCTTCTCATCTATCGGCTGCTCAGGGACGAACTCGGAGAAGTCAGCGCCCAAGCGTCGGCGATCATCTCGGTAAGTTCGATCCTGGCCGCCGGGATCGGAAGGCTGATGATGACGGACGCGCCATTCGTCCTCGCCCTCTCCGCCGCTATCCTGCTGCACTGGAAGGCTCTTGCCGGTTTGGTCAGGATGCGATGGGCGGCAGGAGCCGCGTTGGGTGCAGCGGTTCTTGCCAAGGGCCCCATTGCGATCATTCTCTTCGTGCTGATCATCGGCTTGTTCACTTGGCGGACCCCCGCAGCGAGGGCAGGCTCAAGAGGCGGTTGGCTCGGCTTTCTAATGGCCTGTGCGGTCGTGATTGCCGCCTGGTATCTGCCTTGCTACCTTGCCAACCGGGAGGAGTTCGTCCAGCGGTTTCTTGTCGAGCAAAATGTGCAGCGATTTGCCGGAGGCGACCAAGCTCACTCGATCGGCGGTCCGCTGAACTGGCTCTTCTTCTTCATCGTCGTTGTTGTCGGCTGGGCGCCCTGGTCTTTCCACCTCGTCCAAGCCTGGCCCCGGCAATCCGATGCCGCGGAATCCCACTCCCTGCTCAGGCTATGTGCCTATTGGGCGGGCACGGTGTTCATCGTGTTCAGCCTGAGCGGGAGCAAGCTCCCCCACTACATCCTGCCATTGCTTCCGGCGACGGCTATCTTGGTTGGCGACTGGATCGGTCGGCGGCGGCCCGATATGTCGGAAAGGTCATTGCGTGGATGGCTGCTTGCGACCCCGACGGGCCTCTGCCTCCTCTTGAATTGGGCCATGTGGAGCTATTACCACGGCTTCTTCGACATGGCGCCCAACCACGCCGAACTTCATGCGCATGCCAAATGGCTGCGGCAACAGCCGATTCCAACCGCAATGTTCCAAATGTCTCGACGCCAGGTCGACCGGGGAACCGGGCGCCCGAAGATTCAGGAGACAGGTCATCCCTCCGTTGTTTTCTACATGAATCGAGTCGTGCCCGACCTGGAGACGCTCGAGCAACTGCGCGAAGTTGCCCGTCCCGCGATCTACGTTCTAACTCGCGACGACCGCATCGTCGCGCCGCAGGAAATGAACTCAGGTCTCACCTTCTTGCGGGTGGCGACTCCTCATCGGCAGGACCGGTATGCGGTTTGGCTCGCCGAGAGATCGCCATAA
- the ispE gene encoding 4-diphosphocytidyl-2-C-methyl-D-erythritol kinase, producing the protein MPLTVRCPAKINRFLSVGPPEPNGFHPIRTIFQAISLADTLTIAEAGKDRILCTWNGLPSDNTLTKVLRLAREFTDVPFLQLELDKQIPAESGLGGGSSDAGGLLRALPRFTDGRLTASNLREIAAAVGKDVPFFLEGGAAQGTGYGETVDPLPNRPVEHVLIVRPDVGVSTQQAYAALDSKPRIWRDFPDEHEPYNDFERVAPCECLDLAERLRRYGATEAQLCGSGSAVYGVFASEQNARAAEERARHEGYDRAWAARTLTREESLWMSWS; encoded by the coding sequence ATGCCGCTGACCGTCCGATGCCCGGCAAAGATCAACCGCTTTCTGAGCGTCGGCCCGCCAGAGCCCAACGGCTTTCACCCGATCAGAACCATCTTCCAGGCGATTTCCCTCGCGGACACGCTCACGATTGCCGAGGCCGGAAAAGATCGCATCCTCTGCACCTGGAATGGCCTGCCTTCTGATAACACGCTGACCAAAGTCCTCCGCCTGGCGCGAGAGTTTACGGATGTTCCTTTCCTGCAGTTGGAGCTCGACAAGCAAATTCCCGCCGAGAGTGGCCTCGGTGGCGGCAGCTCAGACGCAGGAGGCTTGCTTCGAGCGCTCCCCCGCTTCACCGACGGTCGGTTAACTGCGAGCAACCTGAGGGAAATCGCCGCCGCCGTTGGCAAGGATGTCCCCTTCTTTCTCGAAGGAGGAGCCGCACAGGGAACAGGCTATGGTGAAACGGTCGATCCACTTCCGAACCGTCCGGTAGAGCACGTTTTGATTGTCCGGCCCGATGTCGGCGTGTCCACCCAACAGGCCTATGCCGCACTGGACTCCAAACCGAGGATCTGGCGGGACTTCCCAGACGAGCATGAGCCTTACAACGACTTTGAAAGGGTCGCGCCATGCGAATGCCTGGACCTCGCCGAACGCCTGCGGAGATATGGTGCGACAGAAGCTCAGCTTTGCGGATCGGGCTCCGCTGTGTACGGCGTATTCGCTTCCGAGCAGAATGCCAGGGCCGCCGAAGAAAGAGCGCGACACGAAGGGTACGATCGGGCCTGGGCAGCAAGGACGCTGACTCGGGAAGAAAGCCTTTGGATGTCGTGGTCTTAG
- the fliA gene encoding RNA polymerase sigma factor FliA: protein MVELYKFDQDPESLVVRYLDDPRPDLKDLIIVEYSGLVERIARRFSGIEPFDDLVQVGYIGLLNALSKFDVNAGVRFNTYATHLVAGEIKHYLRDRSQVIRHPAWLQELRQKVHRAALMLQSEFGRQPTEREIAEHLQVSESTVRDVFATQEMLRVASLDSTPNDEDGDTDLDRIDSADFCPEQLTVEDRVVLESAISQLRELEQKVLVAFHFDAKSQTEIATELGISCNYVSHILRQSLSKLRRILSNEEASDRMLSAAHNVVQCEELDDVTGIYSENYFRKRLTEEVHRAVAEDSVIGVMLIDFQGIKQLQSFYGDDSVRDLLLDVADFLKDNVRRLDIVCRWGATGFGIILPATGPNVEVLEDRIRSRFEAWLGSRTTPSGPIRARTGSTFAPDFGRTVEELIEKANPLPVAVDFRQDLAA from the coding sequence GTGGTTGAACTTTACAAGTTTGATCAGGACCCTGAAAGCCTGGTCGTGCGGTACCTGGACGATCCGCGGCCGGACCTGAAGGATCTTATCATTGTCGAATACTCGGGGTTGGTCGAGCGCATCGCTCGCCGCTTCAGTGGCATCGAGCCCTTTGACGACCTCGTGCAGGTCGGCTACATTGGCTTGCTGAATGCGCTCTCGAAGTTCGATGTGAATGCCGGCGTACGTTTCAATACCTATGCCACCCATCTGGTTGCCGGAGAGATCAAGCACTACCTCCGCGACCGGTCCCAAGTCATTCGGCATCCAGCCTGGCTCCAAGAACTTCGCCAAAAGGTCCATCGTGCGGCGTTGATGCTGCAGTCCGAATTCGGACGTCAGCCGACTGAACGTGAAATCGCCGAACACCTCCAGGTGAGCGAAAGCACCGTGCGGGACGTTTTCGCTACCCAGGAGATGCTGCGGGTGGCATCGCTCGACTCGACTCCGAACGACGAAGACGGTGACACCGATCTCGACCGAATCGACTCCGCCGACTTTTGTCCCGAACAGCTAACGGTTGAAGATCGGGTGGTCCTCGAATCCGCGATCTCGCAGCTTCGGGAGCTGGAGCAAAAGGTGCTCGTTGCGTTCCATTTTGACGCGAAGAGTCAGACTGAAATAGCCACCGAACTCGGTATCTCCTGTAATTACGTGTCCCACATCCTGCGGCAATCGCTTTCCAAACTGCGTCGGATTCTCAGCAACGAAGAAGCATCTGACCGGATGCTCAGCGCAGCCCACAACGTCGTGCAGTGTGAGGAACTCGATGACGTGACGGGGATTTATAGCGAGAACTACTTCCGCAAACGTTTGACGGAGGAAGTCCACCGGGCGGTGGCAGAAGACAGCGTCATCGGCGTCATGCTCATCGACTTCCAGGGAATCAAGCAGCTACAGAGTTTCTATGGTGACGACAGCGTCCGCGATCTCTTGCTCGATGTCGCGGACTTCCTAAAGGACAATGTCAGGCGGCTTGATATCGTTTGCCGCTGGGGCGCCACCGGCTTTGGGATCATTCTGCCGGCCACCGGCCCTAACGTGGAGGTTTTGGAGGACCGAATCCGTAGCCGATTCGAAGCCTGGTTGGGCTCTCGAACGACGCCCTCGGGACCCATCCGCGCTCGCACGGGATCGACCTTCGCCCCCGACTTTGGTCGGACGGTTGAGGAGCTCATCGAGAAGGCGAACCCATTGCCCGTCGCCGTCGATTTTCGTCAAGATCTTGCAGCCTAA
- the hisI gene encoding Phosphoribosyl-AMP cyclohydrolase, with amino-acid sequence MSILESLKYDANGLIPAIIQDHANGQVLMMAWMNKESLAKTIDTGLCTYWSRSRQSFWVKGETSGHLQYVKRISIDCDQDALLIQVEQVGAACHDNYRSCFYRDFADESLQINAVKLEG; translated from the coding sequence ATGTCGATCCTGGAGAGTCTCAAGTACGACGCCAACGGACTCATTCCTGCGATCATCCAAGACCACGCAAACGGGCAGGTGCTGATGATGGCTTGGATGAACAAGGAGTCGCTGGCCAAGACGATCGACACGGGACTCTGCACTTACTGGAGCCGTTCCCGGCAGAGTTTCTGGGTCAAAGGCGAAACGAGCGGCCACCTTCAGTACGTCAAGCGCATCTCGATCGACTGTGACCAGGATGCCCTTCTCATCCAGGTCGAGCAGGTCGGCGCCGCCTGCCACGACAACTACCGCAGTTGCTTCTATCGCGACTTCGCAGATGAGAGCCTTCAAATCAACGCCGTCAAGTTAGAGGGCTAG
- a CDS encoding Oligosaccharide 4-alpha-D-glucosyltransferase, with protein sequence MFFTKQPHPANFTFASAYDDGREQVRLGDRMQAFVVERFGGDLTCLSSPGTGLWEGNLCLEPCTPPATAATGSVEVDEAGTLTVRVGRQTILEGRFGVSGSASMFQFRNAAGLRFFGMGEKSFGRFELSGIRAKFWNTDVLGDFHGAQWWENPADPYYVSIPYLIVEQKGVFVGLLLETPFPTFVDTASNPFFFREGVTRDELSICLGAEDGQPRLWIVIGPTLAELTEKFTALTGRSERPPLWALGYHQSRWGYGGERDLLRLNRELKRHRIPCDGLWLDIDYMSGYRVFTVDKNMFPAGSAPICDQLAADHRRVVPILDPGVKQDREFDVYCSGSKAKVFALNPEGKEFVGIVWPGLTVFPDFSLEAGRQWWARQAADFRKQGFGAAWIDMNDPSTGAVDPNGMLFAEGKLPHAAFRNQYALGMQIASRQGFLKAFPNERPFLMSRSGCQGTPRHSALWTGDSVSNRFYLKTSIPMSLNMGLSGLSFHGHDVGGFMGDCPADLFLDWTKAHFLFPIFRVHSDRGSREQEPWSYDAKTRDIAAKFIKLRYRFLPYLYQLYLQHEQFGHPIIRPLLYHYADADSVDDQFLVGDRVLHAPFLDESPSRRVVLPGEFWLDLQTMRLAIDEFAGAKNHRDMTPLYFREGSIIPMSPAAVEGARMDLSDVEFHIVPGGMGTSETRYVFDDGLTYGYRDGKETAVTIQVSEDGNEIDVHANHDEDGAGRLKARFVVHGEHRILRVNGIERSMTRKKVDLVMPGATAKVSERLAL encoded by the coding sequence ATGTTTTTTACAAAGCAGCCCCATCCTGCCAATTTCACCTTCGCCTCCGCCTATGATGACGGTCGCGAGCAAGTTCGTCTCGGAGACCGAATGCAAGCCTTCGTTGTCGAACGGTTCGGAGGAGACCTCACTTGCCTAAGCTCACCAGGAACCGGCCTATGGGAAGGGAACCTCTGTTTGGAGCCCTGCACGCCACCGGCAACGGCCGCGACAGGTTCCGTGGAGGTTGACGAGGCAGGCACGCTCACGGTACGTGTTGGCAGGCAGACGATTCTGGAGGGCAGATTTGGTGTTTCCGGCAGCGCGTCAATGTTCCAATTCCGGAACGCCGCCGGCCTCCGCTTCTTTGGCATGGGGGAGAAGAGCTTCGGTCGCTTCGAGCTGTCGGGAATTCGTGCAAAGTTCTGGAACACCGATGTGCTGGGCGACTTTCATGGGGCGCAGTGGTGGGAGAACCCGGCCGATCCGTACTACGTTTCGATTCCGTATCTGATCGTCGAGCAGAAGGGCGTGTTTGTGGGCCTCTTGCTCGAAACCCCGTTTCCAACGTTTGTCGATACGGCTTCGAATCCGTTCTTTTTCCGCGAGGGTGTAACGCGAGATGAGCTGTCGATCTGTCTTGGCGCCGAAGACGGCCAGCCGCGGCTCTGGATCGTGATTGGTCCGACGCTTGCCGAGCTGACCGAGAAGTTCACAGCACTGACCGGCAGGAGCGAGCGGCCGCCCCTTTGGGCGCTGGGCTATCACCAGTCGCGCTGGGGTTATGGCGGCGAGCGGGACTTGTTGCGGCTCAACCGCGAGCTGAAGCGGCATCGAATACCCTGTGACGGCCTGTGGCTCGACATCGACTATATGAGCGGCTATCGAGTGTTTACGGTCGATAAGAATATGTTTCCGGCAGGCTCGGCGCCCATTTGCGACCAACTAGCCGCTGATCACCGCCGAGTGGTGCCGATTTTGGACCCAGGCGTTAAGCAGGATCGCGAGTTTGATGTCTATTGCTCGGGGTCAAAAGCGAAAGTATTCGCGCTAAACCCTGAAGGGAAGGAGTTTGTGGGGATCGTATGGCCCGGCTTGACCGTATTCCCCGACTTTTCCTTAGAGGCCGGGCGGCAATGGTGGGCGAGGCAGGCGGCTGATTTCAGGAAGCAGGGCTTTGGTGCGGCTTGGATCGACATGAATGATCCGTCCACTGGAGCAGTCGATCCAAACGGCATGCTGTTCGCGGAGGGAAAGCTCCCCCATGCGGCCTTCCGGAACCAGTACGCGCTCGGCATGCAGATTGCCAGCCGGCAAGGATTTCTCAAGGCGTTTCCTAACGAGCGGCCTTTTCTGATGTCCCGATCGGGGTGCCAAGGCACTCCGCGTCACAGCGCGCTCTGGACGGGGGACTCAGTCTCGAATCGGTTTTATCTGAAGACGTCGATTCCGATGTCGCTTAATATGGGACTCTCTGGTTTGTCGTTCCACGGCCACGACGTTGGCGGTTTCATGGGTGACTGTCCCGCCGACCTCTTTCTGGACTGGACGAAGGCCCACTTCCTCTTCCCGATTTTCCGGGTGCACAGCGACCGGGGAAGTCGGGAACAGGAGCCGTGGAGCTACGACGCCAAGACAAGGGACATCGCTGCCAAGTTCATCAAGCTCCGGTATCGGTTCCTTCCCTATCTATACCAGTTGTATTTGCAACACGAACAGTTCGGTCACCCGATCATTCGGCCCTTGCTTTACCACTATGCGGATGCAGACTCGGTCGATGACCAGTTCCTGGTCGGGGACCGCGTGCTCCATGCGCCCTTCCTGGACGAATCCCCGTCACGTCGCGTGGTGTTGCCCGGTGAGTTTTGGTTGGATCTCCAGACCATGCGGCTGGCAATCGACGAATTCGCCGGGGCGAAAAACCACCGTGACATGACGCCGCTTTATTTCCGGGAGGGATCGATCATTCCGATGTCGCCGGCTGCGGTCGAGGGTGCGCGAATGGACTTAAGCGACGTCGAGTTTCACATTGTGCCAGGCGGTATGGGCACCTCGGAAACGCGATACGTCTTCGACGACGGTCTCACCTACGGCTACCGCGATGGGAAGGAGACGGCCGTCACCATCCAAGTTAGCGAGGACGGAAACGAAATCGATGTGCACGCGAACCATGACGAAGACGGCGCCGGCCGGCTGAAAGCCAGATTTGTCGTCCATGGTGAACATCGCATCCTTAGAGTGAACGGCATCGAACGGTCGATGACACGGAAGAAAGTAGACCTGGTCATGCCAGGGGCGACCGCAAAGGTTTCGGAACGACTAGCCCTCTAA
- the gatC gene encoding Aspartyl/glutamyl-tRNA(Asn/Gln) amidotransferase subunit C → MAKLARMQLDEQELREFQAELNALLGHFEDIQSAQIGAVEMASHILSLQSVWEEDGVEPGLMREEATRSAAVARAGLFVVPTIIEE, encoded by the coding sequence GTGGCGAAGCTCGCGCGGATGCAACTTGATGAACAAGAGCTCCGGGAATTCCAAGCCGAGTTGAATGCACTGTTGGGGCACTTCGAGGACATCCAGAGCGCCCAGATCGGTGCCGTGGAAATGGCTTCCCACATCTTGAGCTTGCAGTCGGTGTGGGAGGAAGACGGCGTAGAACCCGGCTTGATGCGCGAGGAAGCGACCCGTTCCGCGGCCGTCGCCAGGGCTGGCCTCTTCGTCGTTCCGACGATCATCGAGGAATAA
- a CDS encoding L-Ala-D/L-Glu epimerase, translating into MLRVELRKVPLKKRYPLRISRGISYGSENLFVLLGDGQITGIGEAAPGTGHGDDFAETACTQIHDFLQGIELSPYNLASIEAEARKTGMEAPAIAGLDTAVWDYLAKREAKPLFRYLGLIADQPPTSITIGINPLDVIRERVPELLDRTGARFLKIKLGNPEGIEADRESYAVATQAAAARPVRFRVDANGGWSTEDAHCMINWLAERGCDYVEQPLAKGEEADLPKLFETRRLPIFLDESVHIAADVHGVADRCDGINLKLMKTGGITEALRAVELARRYRLSTMIGCMGESSVAIAAGAAIGSLFDHIDLDSHLNLDPDPATGLGFEKGVLVPAERPGHGAELR; encoded by the coding sequence GTGTTACGGGTGGAATTGCGCAAAGTCCCGCTTAAGAAGCGGTATCCCTTGCGCATCAGCCGAGGCATCAGCTACGGATCCGAAAACCTTTTCGTCCTGCTTGGCGACGGCCAGATTACGGGTATCGGCGAGGCTGCCCCTGGCACGGGCCACGGCGACGACTTTGCCGAAACCGCCTGCACCCAGATCCACGATTTCTTGCAGGGCATCGAGCTCTCCCCATATAATCTTGCCTCTATCGAGGCGGAAGCCAGAAAGACCGGCATGGAGGCCCCCGCGATTGCCGGGCTCGACACCGCTGTTTGGGATTACCTCGCCAAACGTGAGGCCAAGCCGCTTTTCCGGTATCTGGGTCTCATCGCCGACCAGCCTCCGACTTCGATTACCATCGGCATTAATCCCCTCGATGTGATTCGTGAGCGTGTGCCCGAGCTCTTGGACCGTACTGGGGCGAGGTTTCTCAAAATCAAGCTTGGCAATCCGGAAGGCATCGAGGCCGATCGAGAGTCTTACGCCGTTGCTACCCAAGCCGCCGCTGCACGACCCGTTCGATTTCGGGTCGATGCCAATGGCGGTTGGAGCACAGAAGATGCCCATTGCATGATCAACTGGCTCGCCGAGCGCGGATGCGACTACGTCGAGCAGCCCCTCGCCAAGGGAGAAGAAGCCGACTTGCCGAAGCTCTTTGAGACACGCCGGCTACCGATCTTTCTCGATGAGTCCGTGCATATCGCCGCCGACGTCCACGGGGTCGCCGATCGCTGCGACGGAATCAACCTCAAGTTGATGAAAACGGGCGGCATCACCGAGGCATTGCGGGCGGTGGAATTGGCACGCCGTTACCGGCTTTCGACCATGATCGGCTGCATGGGAGAAAGCTCGGTCGCCATTGCCGCAGGAGCGGCGATCGGATCACTCTTTGACCACATCGATCTCGATTCTCACCTGAATCTCGATCCCGATCCCGCCACCGGCCTCGGCTTCGAGAAAGGCGTGCTTGTGCCCGCCGAACGGCCCGGCCACGGAGCCGAGCTACGGTGA
- the rsmA gene encoding Ribosomal RNA small subunit methyltransferase A: MDSIVAETTGLAAILEVGPGPGVLTQRLAASSAVTAIEIDPVSVSALSESAPSAKVIQGDALRLDWRALLSAMPIPRGIVSNMPYHITGPLLERLAGAADLIDRAILMMQKEVGAKIVAPPGDPEHGSLSAAMQLRFSVRRIAVVPKGAFLPPPKVDSIVLRFEPRNHELPDSTFSLIRSAFRMPRKTLANNLVAAGWNPERAIGALDRLGLARSVRPHQVPIDVWRELDESR; the protein is encoded by the coding sequence GTGGATTCGATCGTGGCTGAGACAACGGGTCTGGCGGCTATTCTCGAAGTTGGCCCCGGGCCCGGCGTCCTCACCCAGCGATTGGCGGCTTCGTCCGCGGTCACAGCAATAGAAATCGATCCCGTTTCGGTTTCCGCCCTGTCCGAGAGCGCACCCAGCGCAAAGGTGATTCAAGGCGATGCCTTGCGGCTCGATTGGCGTGCCCTTCTGTCGGCTATGCCGATTCCCCGTGGAATCGTCTCGAACATGCCGTATCACATTACCGGTCCCTTGCTCGAGCGGCTGGCCGGCGCCGCAGACCTCATCGACCGAGCGATCCTGATGATGCAGAAGGAGGTCGGCGCCAAGATTGTGGCCCCGCCGGGTGATCCTGAACACGGTTCGTTGTCGGCGGCGATGCAGCTACGATTTTCGGTGAGGCGAATCGCCGTTGTACCGAAGGGCGCGTTTCTACCCCCTCCCAAGGTGGATAGCATCGTGCTCCGGTTCGAGCCTCGGAATCACGAATTGCCCGACTCAACGTTCAGCCTTATACGAAGCGCGTTCCGCATGCCTCGAAAGACACTCGCGAACAACCTCGTCGCGGCCGGCTGGAACCCTGAGCGAGCTATCGGGGCCCTCGATCGTCTGGGACTGGCTCGCTCCGTTCGGCCCCATCAGGTTCCCATTGACGTATGGCGAGAGCTCGATGAATCCCGGTGA
- the gatA_1 gene encoding Glutamyl-tRNA(Gln) amidotransferase subunit A encodes MLDDRKISAPELAEACLTEIRDRDGNLGCFLAVDEDSVRTQAAEAQSRIDSGNTSFLTGIPVALKDNLSTTGLPTTCASKILEGYQPPFDATVVSRIRNEGGLILGKTNMDEFAMGTSTETSAYQLTRNPWDSERSPGGSSGGSAAAVAGLMAPLALGSDTGGSIRQPAALCGVVGFKPSYGRCSRYGLVAFGSSLDQIGPFARSVEDAAQLAAVITGHDRRDATSIPTGPISTSDLKTGSLRGVRFAVPTEMMGGAVSSGVRAGIEEAIKAMEAEGAVFEEISLPATAYGVTTYYIIAPAEASSNLARFDGIRYGPRLEGKGGHIDVVAETRGRLFGHEVKQRIMIGTYALSAGYYDAYYVKAQAVRAKMTAEYNEAFSRFDAILGPTSPITAFKIGELNSDPLALKVLDICTIPANMGGFPAISLNCGFENGLPIGLQLVGPHMADERVLQLAHAVERTLPNACLQVPVP; translated from the coding sequence ATGCTCGACGACCGGAAGATTTCCGCACCTGAGCTCGCCGAAGCGTGCCTCACGGAAATCCGTGACCGCGACGGCAACCTTGGCTGCTTTCTGGCCGTCGACGAAGATTCGGTGCGGACGCAAGCGGCCGAGGCACAATCACGGATCGATTCAGGCAACACATCCTTCCTTACAGGCATTCCCGTCGCCCTGAAGGACAACCTCAGCACGACTGGACTTCCCACGACCTGCGCGTCCAAAATCCTCGAGGGTTACCAACCGCCATTCGACGCCACCGTCGTTTCGAGGATTCGTAATGAGGGCGGCCTCATCCTCGGCAAGACGAACATGGACGAGTTCGCGATGGGCACGTCCACAGAAACGAGCGCCTACCAGTTGACTCGCAATCCCTGGGACTCGGAACGATCGCCGGGAGGAAGTTCCGGTGGCAGCGCCGCAGCTGTCGCTGGCCTGATGGCGCCCCTGGCTTTGGGATCCGATACCGGGGGTTCGATCCGGCAGCCGGCCGCACTATGCGGCGTCGTCGGCTTCAAGCCGTCATACGGAAGGTGCAGTCGCTACGGATTGGTCGCATTCGGATCGAGCCTGGACCAAATCGGTCCGTTTGCCCGGTCTGTCGAGGATGCTGCGCAACTTGCTGCGGTGATCACGGGACACGATCGTCGCGATGCCACGTCGATTCCGACAGGTCCCATTTCGACCTCTGACCTCAAGACAGGCTCGCTAAGGGGCGTCCGGTTCGCCGTGCCCACCGAGATGATGGGAGGGGCCGTATCGAGCGGAGTTCGAGCTGGAATCGAAGAAGCGATCAAGGCGATGGAGGCGGAAGGAGCCGTCTTCGAGGAAATCAGCCTTCCCGCCACCGCGTACGGCGTTACAACCTACTACATCATCGCTCCCGCGGAAGCTTCCAGCAACCTTGCCCGATTCGACGGGATTCGATACGGCCCTCGTTTGGAGGGCAAGGGCGGACACATCGATGTGGTTGCGGAAACCCGTGGCCGGCTCTTTGGACACGAGGTCAAGCAACGCATCATGATCGGGACCTACGCGCTTTCGGCCGGCTACTATGATGCCTATTACGTCAAGGCCCAAGCCGTGCGAGCGAAGATGACGGCTGAATACAACGAGGCGTTCAGCCGCTTCGATGCGATTCTTGGGCCAACCAGTCCCATCACTGCGTTTAAAATCGGAGAGCTCAATAGCGACCCGCTTGCTCTCAAGGTTCTGGACATTTGCACGATCCCCGCCAACATGGGTGGGTTTCCGGCGATATCCCTAAACTGCGGGTTTGAGAATGGGTTGCCAATCGGGCTCCAACTCGTCGGACCTCACATGGCAGATGAAAGGGTCCTCCAGCTAGCGCACGCCGTCGAACGGACGCTGCCGAACGCTTGCCTCCAAGTTCCCGTACCATAA